Proteins encoded within one genomic window of Mycolicibacterium aubagnense:
- a CDS encoding MarR family winged helix-turn-helix transcriptional regulator, which yields MSAVSEDVDPLALERQVCFALAITNRAVLAIYRPLLEPLGLTHPQYLVLLALWDNAKSKQDPLTVKQIAALLQMDSATVSPMLKRLETLELIRRARSATDERTTHITLTPKGVALRRRALKIPPAVVEQLGVDLDELERLHSVLSRINAAAVAAGTLTTQSG from the coding sequence ATGTCCGCTGTCTCCGAAGACGTCGACCCGTTGGCCCTGGAACGACAGGTCTGCTTCGCGCTGGCCATCACCAACCGGGCAGTACTTGCCATCTACCGGCCACTACTCGAACCGCTCGGGCTGACACATCCGCAGTACCTGGTCCTGCTGGCGTTGTGGGACAACGCCAAATCCAAGCAGGACCCGTTGACCGTCAAGCAGATCGCGGCGCTGCTGCAGATGGATTCGGCCACCGTGTCACCGATGCTCAAACGCCTCGAGACCCTTGAGCTGATCCGCCGCGCACGTAGCGCCACCGACGAACGCACCACCCACATCACGCTGACGCCGAAGGGCGTCGCCCTGCGTCGCCGTGCCCTGAAAATTCCACCGGCAGTTGTCGAGCAACTCGGCGTGGACCTCGACGAGTTGGAACGCCTTCACTCGGTGCTCAGCAGAATCAACGCAGCTGCGGTCGCCGCCGGCACGCTGACAACACAATCCGGGTAG
- a CDS encoding DUF2235 domain-containing protein — translation MSKRVVVCCDGTWNTPDQLSGGTSTATNVTKLALAIAPSDPDGCEQRIFYHRGVGTSRFERIRGGAFGFGLARNVRDTYRFLVENYDPGDELFFFGFSRGAFTARSAAGFVRNCGILRREYEDKIDEAYGFYRRRSSTSHPRSIEATLFRSSYSHEPSIRFIGVWDTVGALGIPLNGLRLVNLFNRRWQFHDTALSTKVDAAFQALAIDEERGPFRPAIWQQAPDAPPTQRVEQVWFAGVHCDIGGGYNPPGLSDITLPWMVQRAQEYGLFFDPDAFSYRESAGVPPPDPTATMAVRTSVHPNPLQPPENSRTRFYRLIPPYIRPIGTTDPARESIASTAIELHERKPVYAPENLVSYLSGPHNAEKIDVPTG, via the coding sequence ATGTCCAAGCGAGTTGTGGTGTGCTGCGACGGTACTTGGAACACCCCCGACCAGCTCAGCGGCGGCACATCCACAGCAACCAATGTCACCAAACTCGCGTTGGCGATCGCGCCCAGCGACCCGGACGGCTGCGAACAACGCATCTTCTACCACCGCGGTGTCGGGACCAGCCGCTTCGAACGCATCCGCGGCGGCGCCTTCGGCTTTGGGCTGGCCCGCAATGTCCGCGATACCTACCGCTTCCTCGTGGAGAACTACGACCCTGGCGACGAACTGTTCTTCTTCGGCTTCAGCCGCGGTGCGTTCACCGCACGCAGCGCTGCCGGGTTTGTGCGCAACTGCGGGATCCTGCGGCGAGAGTACGAGGACAAGATCGACGAGGCCTACGGGTTTTACCGCAGACGCAGCAGCACCAGCCATCCGCGCAGCATCGAGGCGACCCTCTTCAGGAGCTCCTACTCGCACGAACCGTCCATCCGCTTCATCGGCGTCTGGGACACCGTCGGCGCACTCGGCATCCCGCTGAACGGGCTGCGCCTGGTCAACCTGTTCAACCGGCGCTGGCAGTTCCACGACACCGCGTTGAGCACCAAGGTCGACGCCGCATTCCAGGCGCTGGCAATCGATGAGGAACGCGGACCCTTCCGGCCCGCCATCTGGCAGCAGGCACCGGATGCGCCGCCCACCCAACGTGTCGAGCAAGTGTGGTTCGCCGGCGTCCACTGTGACATCGGCGGCGGCTACAACCCGCCCGGCCTCAGCGACATCACGCTGCCATGGATGGTGCAGCGCGCGCAGGAATACGGCCTATTCTTCGACCCCGACGCGTTCAGCTATCGGGAGTCCGCCGGCGTCCCGCCACCGGACCCGACCGCCACCATGGCCGTCCGCACCTCGGTGCACCCGAACCCGCTGCAGCCACCAGAAAACTCACGTACCCGCTTCTATCGGCTGATCCCGCCATACATCCGCCCGATCGGCACCACTGACCCCGCTCGCGAATCCATCGCCTCCACTGCCATCGAACTTCATGAGCGCAAGCCGGTCTACGCACCGGAGAACCTTGTCTCCTACCTCAGCGGGCCACACAACGCGGAAAAGATCGACGTGCCGACGGGGTAG
- a CDS encoding cutinase family protein — protein MIRKDRLLMTVVAAVSVTAGGVASAAPGAAEACPDVQVVFARGTFEPAGVGGVGQAFVDSLRAKTPGKSVDVYAVDYPASLDFATAADGVIDARNKVMATANSCPNTKVVLGGYSQGAAVAAYITEDSVPQGFTLPPGLTGPMPASTADHVASVVLFGKPSSGFLQMIFTGAPPITVGPRYIGKTDDVCIPEDPVCSPTGSDQAAHGAYPERGLTDRAADYVVSRLGGTAKPAQPAVQSSGLS, from the coding sequence ATGATTCGTAAAGATCGATTGTTGATGACTGTCGTCGCGGCGGTGTCGGTCACGGCAGGGGGCGTAGCCTCTGCCGCGCCTGGCGCCGCAGAGGCTTGTCCCGATGTGCAGGTGGTGTTTGCCCGAGGCACTTTCGAGCCCGCAGGTGTCGGTGGCGTCGGGCAGGCATTCGTGGACTCGCTCCGCGCCAAGACGCCGGGAAAGTCGGTGGACGTTTACGCCGTCGATTATCCTGCGTCCCTTGATTTCGCGACCGCCGCCGACGGCGTGATCGACGCGAGAAACAAGGTCATGGCCACCGCGAACTCCTGCCCGAACACCAAGGTCGTGCTCGGCGGCTACTCGCAGGGCGCAGCGGTCGCGGCGTACATCACCGAGGACAGCGTGCCGCAGGGCTTCACTTTGCCGCCGGGCCTGACCGGGCCGATGCCGGCGTCGACGGCCGACCATGTGGCTTCCGTCGTCCTGTTCGGGAAACCGTCCAGCGGTTTCCTGCAGATGATCTTTACGGGTGCGCCGCCTATTACCGTGGGCCCGCGCTACATCGGCAAGACCGACGACGTGTGCATCCCCGAGGATCCGGTGTGCTCGCCGACCGGCAGCGATCAGGCCGCCCATGGTGCGTACCCGGAGCGCGGGCTGACTGACCGCGCCGCCGACTACGTGGTGAGCCGGCTCGGGGGAACCGCGAAGCCGGCCCAGCCGGCCGTCCAGTCCTCTGGGCTCAGTTAG
- a CDS encoding ABC transporter permease yields MRGTEPLLTPMLIIVCLVMALAAAAVNRLVLNGSVWTAPSAAVRAALQLAAVSTVLAVALQRVWSSMLVLVVMFIVASITAARRSQARHGAGWLPVALAAGMVMVIPLLTLSGVVPFTGVAVVPVFGIVLGGTMTASAVAARRALDALSQRAGELEAALGLGLSERFSRMLIIERPLSDALLPNLDQARTAGLVTLPGAFVGVLLATGSAAQAAAVQVLVLVSLLLAQVCGVAVVGELVARGKITRPNDAIAPPSDANPIFAFARRLGLAPTAR; encoded by the coding sequence ATGCGCGGCACCGAACCTCTGCTGACTCCGATGCTCATCATCGTTTGCCTGGTGATGGCCCTCGCGGCGGCCGCGGTGAACCGCCTGGTGCTCAACGGATCAGTGTGGACGGCGCCGAGCGCCGCCGTGCGTGCGGCACTTCAGCTCGCGGCGGTGTCGACGGTGCTCGCGGTCGCCCTGCAGCGGGTGTGGTCGTCGATGCTGGTTCTTGTGGTGATGTTCATCGTCGCCTCGATTACTGCCGCTCGTCGCAGTCAGGCACGTCACGGTGCCGGGTGGCTGCCCGTTGCCCTGGCCGCCGGCATGGTCATGGTGATTCCGCTACTGACGCTCAGCGGTGTCGTACCTTTCACCGGTGTCGCCGTGGTGCCGGTGTTCGGCATCGTGCTGGGCGGAACGATGACCGCTTCAGCGGTGGCGGCGCGGCGTGCGCTCGATGCGCTCAGCCAGCGCGCCGGCGAGCTTGAGGCGGCTCTTGGTCTTGGTCTGTCGGAACGCTTCTCGCGGATGTTGATCATCGAGCGGCCGCTGTCTGACGCCCTCCTGCCCAATCTCGATCAAGCCCGGACCGCCGGACTTGTCACCCTTCCAGGGGCATTCGTCGGCGTACTGCTGGCCACCGGCTCGGCCGCACAGGCGGCGGCGGTCCAAGTCCTGGTCCTCGTCTCGCTCCTGCTCGCGCAGGTCTGCGGCGTTGCGGTCGTCGGGGAACTCGTGGCTCGGGGCAAGATCACGCGGCCGAACGACGCAATCGCACCGCCGAGCGACGCCAACCCCATCTTCGCTTTTGCGCGGAGGCTCGGGTTGGCCCCAACAGCCAGGTGA
- a CDS encoding DJ-1/PfpI family protein has product MPMDIHRVAVLALDGVKALDLAIPMDVFTVDPDVPYELKVCGVSDRVRTASGLTLALDHGLDVVRDADTVIVPGYQPTGQPVPHTVIESLATNLARGARVASICTGAFALAAAGILDGQRATTHWQHIDELAAQFPSVHIDRDVLYVDNGNVLTSAGMCCGIDMCLHIVMRDLGAATANRVARALVAPPHRDGGQAQYVPAAVAVAGDTSLAATRAWALAHVAEPITVSEMAKHAGMSMRNFMRRFTEESGTTPLQWLVNARITSARELLETTNYSIDRVARDSGLGTAANLRLHFRRSLATTPTAYRQTFLCDYDTATAV; this is encoded by the coding sequence ATGCCGATGGACATACACCGCGTTGCAGTCTTAGCCCTCGACGGCGTCAAGGCGCTCGACTTGGCGATTCCGATGGACGTCTTCACGGTTGACCCTGATGTGCCCTATGAGTTGAAAGTCTGTGGCGTGTCCGATCGAGTCAGGACTGCCTCAGGCCTGACCTTGGCGTTGGACCACGGACTCGACGTAGTCCGCGACGCGGATACGGTGATCGTGCCGGGATATCAACCGACAGGTCAGCCTGTACCTCACACAGTCATTGAGTCGCTCGCAACCAATCTGGCGCGGGGCGCCCGAGTGGCGTCGATCTGCACGGGCGCGTTTGCTTTGGCGGCTGCCGGCATTCTTGACGGTCAACGAGCCACCACCCATTGGCAGCACATCGACGAACTCGCGGCACAGTTTCCATCAGTACACATCGACCGAGACGTGCTCTACGTCGACAACGGGAATGTCCTCACCTCCGCCGGGATGTGCTGCGGGATAGACATGTGCCTCCACATCGTGATGCGAGACCTTGGCGCCGCCACCGCGAATCGGGTCGCCCGGGCATTGGTCGCCCCACCTCATCGCGACGGGGGGCAAGCACAATACGTTCCCGCTGCGGTAGCAGTGGCAGGCGACACCTCCTTGGCGGCTACCCGGGCATGGGCTTTGGCTCACGTTGCCGAGCCAATCACTGTTTCAGAGATGGCCAAGCACGCCGGCATGTCGATGAGGAACTTCATGCGTCGCTTCACCGAAGAATCCGGAACGACTCCATTGCAGTGGCTGGTGAACGCGCGCATTACTTCTGCGCGCGAACTGCTTGAAACAACGAACTACTCGATCGATCGCGTGGCCCGGGACTCGGGGCTGGGGACAGCCGCCAACCTTCGTCTGCATTTTCGTAGAAGCCTGGCCACAACTCCGACTGCCTATCGCCAAACGTTCTTGTGCGATTACGACACTGCGACGGCGGTCTGA
- a CDS encoding polysaccharide deacetylase family protein codes for MVDRPSLSSVQVAITVDDFVLWDGTPLPEGHTSLDVTRAVAQALTQAGQTGVYGFAHTYSIAKDAASLACWDTWLEAGHHLGNHTHQHAPLRWMSADDFCRDVDQAEQLIGRYIDMAPERYFRYPMDMSSGSEGKRGHVEDYLRDNGYRNAPITCWFGDFVYIVPYQRSLITGDVQAQIRLEDLHVQGAIEGLEKHAVSARAMFGTDIPHIWMVHGTPLAARTIGRIIEAYKARGVEFISLEKAMQHPANFGMPPVHDGFSNHLQRYAMAAGITKPDLSEELFGEILFKCPVNGMDTLRYYDEKVLKPIAERVGSPYLWDWT; via the coding sequence ATGGTCGACCGCCCGTCACTCAGTTCTGTCCAGGTAGCCATCACTGTCGATGATTTCGTGTTGTGGGACGGAACTCCTCTTCCCGAGGGGCACACCTCGCTGGACGTGACCCGCGCCGTCGCGCAGGCACTGACACAGGCGGGCCAGACCGGCGTCTACGGTTTCGCCCACACCTACAGCATCGCCAAAGACGCAGCCAGCCTGGCGTGTTGGGACACCTGGCTGGAGGCCGGCCACCATCTCGGCAATCACACACACCAACACGCCCCACTGCGCTGGATGAGCGCTGACGACTTCTGCCGCGATGTCGACCAGGCCGAGCAGCTCATCGGTCGGTACATCGACATGGCTCCGGAACGCTACTTCCGGTACCCGATGGACATGTCCTCAGGGTCTGAAGGAAAGCGAGGACACGTCGAGGACTATTTGCGCGACAACGGATATCGCAACGCGCCCATCACATGTTGGTTCGGCGACTTCGTCTATATCGTGCCCTATCAGCGGTCCCTTATCACCGGCGACGTGCAGGCACAGATCCGCCTTGAAGACCTGCACGTCCAGGGCGCGATAGAGGGTCTGGAGAAACACGCCGTGTCTGCACGAGCCATGTTCGGCACCGATATTCCGCACATCTGGATGGTGCACGGCACACCGCTGGCGGCGCGCACCATTGGACGCATCATCGAGGCGTACAAAGCGCGCGGGGTGGAGTTCATCAGTCTCGAAAAGGCCATGCAACATCCGGCGAACTTCGGCATGCCACCCGTCCACGACGGCTTCAGCAACCATCTGCAGCGGTACGCCATGGCCGCCGGAATCACCAAACCCGATCTCTCCGAGGAACTTTTCGGAGAAATCCTGTTCAAATGCCCGGTCAACGGCATGGACACCCTCCGGTACTACGACGAGAAAGTCCTCAAGCCCATCGCCGAACGAGTCGGGTCGCCCTATCTCTGGGACTGGACGTGA
- a CDS encoding long-chain-fatty-acid--CoA ligase yields the protein MLNLSVMLADSARNQPTTTAVIEGQRQMTYHEINAAANQVAALLIQRGIAVGDRVAMSVPNILEFPIVYYGILKAGAVAVPLNTMLKRAEVNYHLTDSGARAYFFAGEFLPDDAWGAFEDVPTCEHPIAITDLPEVLSGYSDQEVLVPTEATDTAVVLYTSGTTGRPKGAELSHANLVTNSLACHRLFGTLDEVQLVTLPLFHSFAQTVQMNAGFSQCGTLVLLPRFDARVALNLVRDHAVTVFAGVPTMYWALLGEAAHRDDIAELGRQLKVAMSGGAALPVELLRRFETVFGVGIREGYGLSETSPVVAFNRLDRPSRPGSIGMPVWGVELGLRGADGRPVGPGERGELVVRGHNVMKGYLGRPAASAEVLDADGWFRTGDIAMRDEDGFYYIVDRAKDLIVRGGFNVYPREVEEILMTNPAVSLAAVVGIADERVGEEIKAFIIVRPGAALTEQDVLTWCRNRLAVYKCPRAVQFCDQLPLNATGKVLKQELRGSLKSATT from the coding sequence GTGCTCAACCTGTCCGTCATGCTTGCCGACAGCGCCCGCAACCAGCCCACCACCACCGCGGTCATCGAAGGGCAACGCCAGATGACCTATCACGAGATCAACGCCGCCGCGAATCAGGTTGCAGCACTGTTGATTCAGCGAGGTATCGCCGTTGGCGACCGAGTAGCCATGAGTGTCCCCAACATCCTCGAATTCCCCATCGTCTACTACGGGATCCTCAAAGCGGGAGCAGTCGCGGTCCCGCTGAACACCATGCTCAAACGCGCCGAAGTCAACTACCACCTCACCGATTCAGGCGCCCGCGCCTATTTCTTCGCCGGCGAATTCCTGCCCGACGACGCCTGGGGTGCGTTCGAAGACGTCCCCACCTGCGAACATCCGATTGCCATCACCGATCTCCCCGAAGTTCTGAGCGGCTACTCCGACCAGGAGGTGCTGGTCCCGACCGAAGCGACCGACACTGCGGTCGTCCTTTACACCAGCGGCACCACAGGCAGGCCCAAGGGCGCCGAACTGTCGCACGCCAACCTCGTGACCAATTCACTGGCCTGCCACCGGTTATTCGGCACACTCGACGAAGTGCAATTGGTGACATTGCCGCTGTTTCACTCTTTCGCACAAACCGTACAGATGAATGCCGGTTTCAGTCAGTGCGGAACGCTGGTGCTGCTACCGCGATTCGACGCCCGTGTTGCATTGAATCTTGTCCGTGACCATGCGGTGACGGTATTTGCCGGTGTGCCCACGATGTACTGGGCTCTTCTGGGCGAAGCCGCTCACCGCGATGACATCGCCGAACTCGGCCGCCAGTTGAAGGTCGCGATGTCAGGTGGCGCCGCACTTCCAGTCGAACTGCTAAGGCGATTCGAAACAGTCTTCGGGGTGGGAATCCGTGAGGGGTACGGCCTGTCTGAGACCAGTCCCGTCGTGGCCTTCAATCGCCTGGACCGGCCGAGCCGGCCCGGTTCCATCGGGATGCCCGTGTGGGGTGTCGAGCTCGGCCTGCGCGGTGCCGACGGCCGTCCCGTGGGTCCCGGCGAACGCGGTGAATTGGTGGTTCGCGGACACAATGTCATGAAGGGCTACCTCGGTCGTCCCGCGGCAAGCGCTGAAGTTCTCGATGCAGATGGCTGGTTCCGTACCGGAGATATCGCCATGCGCGACGAGGACGGGTTCTACTACATCGTCGATCGCGCCAAAGATCTGATCGTCCGCGGTGGCTTCAATGTCTACCCCCGCGAGGTCGAAGAGATCCTCATGACCAATCCCGCTGTCAGCCTTGCCGCGGTGGTAGGCATTGCGGACGAACGTGTCGGTGAGGAGATCAAAGCGTTCATCATCGTGCGGCCAGGGGCCGCGCTTACCGAACAAGACGTGCTCACGTGGTGCCGGAATCGCCTGGCGGTATACAAATGCCCCCGCGCAGTGCAATTTTGCGACCAACTCCCCCTTAACGCCACAGGGAAAGTCCTCAAGCAGGAACTACGCGGCAGCCTCAAATCCGCGACCACGTAG